The Rhopalosiphum maidis isolate BTI-1 chromosome 1, ASM367621v3, whole genome shotgun sequence genome has a segment encoding these proteins:
- the LOC113548149 gene encoding uncharacterized protein LOC113548149 — MVTVGRRLILAGLIVVTLQIWNVSTAPTEKTISQLMMSSGKVNLVNYFKDLNLDNFCNFPLLDVKNFTRVENEYTFPCFCTVIYNISNEFEYGLINATDFEAAKLITNNHKFNDESMYNMWTNMTKNSESMKLLMDPLNSIDKWNKVCYNLKNELHTYCKFLNVEVLLFINGGLEKSNKSIKKNIENPSKNLKEPVVPSVVVAELKTPEDLPQVKIDKSLEIEKTVDNIQKIVEVNNDNNNNDEELRSEIPKDNINFDDDETTVEDEKPVEETETQTPIDSKPNSKSSVDYPKEDDGTIHQTETKESVSRLGPKPIFTNHGFGDTEDSHFLFYFSIMTILSMLFYLALYNKKKIIALLIEGRRSTNHRRRPNTASYSKVETDDGSTVF; from the exons ATGGTCACAGTCGGGAGACGGTTGATACTCGCTGGACTGATCGTCGTCACATTGCAAATTTGGAATGTGTCGACGGCACCAACTGAGAAAACTATTAGTCAACTTATGATGTCATCTGGAAAAGTCAATTTGGTAAACTACTTCAAAGATTTGAATCTTGACAATTTTTGCAATTTTCCGTTACTGGATGTCAAAAATTTTACAAGGGTAGAAAATGAATACACTTTTCCGTGTTTTTGTAcggtaatttacaatattagcaATGAATTTGAATATGGTCTCATAAATGCCACAGACTTTGAAGCtgcaaaattaataactaataatcacaaatttaatgatgaaagcatgtataatatgtggaCAAACATGACCAAAAACTCCGAATCAATGAAGTTATTAATGGATCCGTTGAACAGTATAGACAAATGGAATAAGGTCTGTTATAACTTAAAGAATGAATTGCATACAtactgtaaatttttaaatgtagagGTGTTACTGTTCATCAATGGCGGTTtagaaaaatctaataaat ctataaaaaaaaatattgagaatCCATCAAAAAACCTTAAAGAACCCGTTGTTCCTAGTGTCGTTGTTGCAGAACTGAAAACCCCTGAGGACCTACCTCaagttaaaattgataaatctcttgaaattgaaaaaact gtagacaatattcaaaaaatagttgaagtcaataatgataataataataatgatgaggAACTTCGTTCAGAAATACCAAaggataatataaactttgatGATGATGAAACTACTGTTGAAGATGAAAAACCAGTTGAAGAAACAGAGACCCAAACTCCAATTGATTCGAAACCTAATTCAA aatctaGTGTTGATTATCCTAAAGAGGACGACGGTACCATACACCAAAcag AAACTAAAGAAAGTGTATCAAGATTAGGTCCAAAACCTATATTTACAAATCATGGGTTTGGCGATACAGAAGACTCACATTTCCTTTTCTACTTCAGCATAATGACTATACTATCAATGCTATTTTATTTAGCTTTATACAATAAGAAAAAA ATAATTGCGCTTTTAATTGAAGGGCGGCGAAGTACAAACCACCGAAGACGACCAAATACGGCTAGTTATTCAAAAGTAGAGACTGATGACGGATCGACtgtattttga
- the LOC113547883 gene encoding transmembrane protease serine 9-like — protein MELSLQLLSLIASLLCHPVVLVSTRRNITRHVYFGHGSQKVDGGAVDSRCQPCTCGVGYPGSRIVGGSEVRENEYPWMASLWNVKKKFFCGGSIVTDQYVLTAAHCFSEVPATNYREIHVVLGQTRRPGRLYTGGPHVIRASVVKIHHKYNRLGANVHDNDIALVKMVRPVKFERTTQSICLPMIRYDYGGLTAAVAGWGQLSEFSSTSLSLRHATLPVWTEKECAAVPEIEKTGYTPNMMCAGFQEGGVDSCQGDSGGPLMLYDNSEKLTVAGIVSWGIGCGAPKLPGVYTRVDKYLGWIMRNTKDSCHCTN, from the exons ATGGAGCTATCGCTGCAGTTATTGTCGTTAATCGCATCGCTGTTGTGTCACCCTGTCGTTTTGGTGTCCACCCGACGGAACATCACTAGAcat gtgTATTTTGGTCATGGTAGCCAAAAGGTCGATGGCGGAGCGGTGGATTCCAGATGTCAACCGTGTA CGTGCGGTGTTGGATATCCCGGATCGAGGATCGTGGGCGGTAGCGAAGTCAGAGAAAACGAATATCCTTGGATGGCATCGCTATGGAATGTCAAGAAGAAGTTCTTTTGCGGTGGTTCAATCGTCACCGATCAGTACGTACTCACGGCCGCCCACTGTTTTAG CGAAGTGCCGGCGACCAATTATCGGGAGATTCACGTTGTGCTCGGGCAGACCAGAAGGCCCGGCAGACTGTACACGGGCGGTCCGCACGTCATCCGTGCGTCGGTAGTGAAGATACACCACAAGTATAATCGACTGGGGGCGAACGTGCACGACAACGACATAGCGTTAGTCAAGATGGTCAGACCCGTGAAGTTTGAGCGTACCACCCAGTCCATTTGTCTGCCTATGATCA GATACGACTACGGCGGGCTAACCGCGGCCGTGGCCGGTTGGGGGCAGTTGAGCGAATTTAGCAGCACGTCGCTTAGCCTCAGACACGCCACGCTTCCCGTTTGGACCGAAAAGGAATGTGCCGCCGTACCCGAGATCGAGAAAACGGGATACACGCCCAACATGATGTGCGCCGGGTTTCAGGAAGGAGGAGTGGATTCGTGtcag GGCGACAGCGGTGGACCTTTGATGCTTTATGATAATAGCGAAAAATTAACAGTGGCAG GAATCGTATCTTGGGGTATCGGGTGCGGAGCTCCAAAACTTCCTGGAGTGTACACGAGGGTTGACAAATATCTGGGATGGATAATGAGAAACACGAAGGATAGTTGCCACTGCACAAACTGA
- the LOC113548419 gene encoding U5 small nuclear ribonucleoprotein 40 kDa protein — translation MVKRKSEVALADAEQNKSVREKYLKTDKSNVRTSSLYMPIMALEGHDGDIFATKFHPEGDYLASSGYDRKIFIWSVYGECENLGVLTGHSGAVLDMKFSTDGTLIYTSSTDMTVSFWDIYKGQRVKKLKGHTGFVNSCDSARRGPQMITSASDDCTIKVWDPRKRGGDAVTTFNNNYQVMSVCFNDTADQVITGGLDNEIKIWDLRKNALLHRLPGHTDTVTGLELSPDGCYLLSNAMDNSLRIWDVRPYAPADRCLKVFSGHTHNFEKNLLRCAWSPDGSKVSAGSADRYVYIWDANTRRILYKLPGHNGSVNDVDFHPKEPIIMSGSSDKVVYLGEFD, via the exons atggtaaaGCGCAAGAGTGAAGTAGCTCTGGCTGACGCCGAACAGAATAAATCAGTCAGAGAAAAGTATTTGAAGACCGATAAG TCTAATGTCCGCACATCGAGTCTGTATATGCCTATTATGGCACTGGAAGGTCACGATGGTGATATATTTGCCACAAAATTTCATCCCGAAGGGGATTACCTGGCGTCTTCGGGTTACGACAGAAAAATTT TCATATGGAGTGTGTATGGTGAATGTGAAAACTTGGGAGTCCTCACTGGCCATTCTGGAGCTGTTTTAGATATGAAATTCTCCACTGATGGAACATTAATATACACAAGTAGTACTGATATGACTGTTTCTTTTTGGGATATTTACAAGGGTCAAAGAGTCAAGAAACTTAAAG gACATACTGGGTTTGTTAATTCCTGTGATTCTGCAAGACGTGGACCTCAGATGATCACAAGTGCTTCAGATGATTGCACCATAAAAGTATGGGATCCTAGAAAACGCGGAGGCGATGCAGTaactacatttaataataattatcaagtgATGTCTGTATGCTTTAATGATACAGCTGATCAAGTTATAACTGGTGGTCTAGATAacgaaataaaa ATTTGGGATTTACGTAAAAATGCGTTACTTCATCGTTTACCTGGCCATACGGATACAGTAACCGGACTTGAATTGTCACCTGATGGCTGTTATTTGCTATCTAATGCAATGGATAATAGTTTGAGAATATGGGATGTGAGACCTTATGCACCTGCTGATAGATGTTTGAAAGTCTTCTCAGGGCATACTCATAATTTTGAAAAG aaCTTATTGCGGTGTGCATGGTCACCTGACGGTTCAAAAGTGTCAGCGGGCTCAGCTGAtagatatgtgtatatttggGATGCAAATACTCGtagaatattgtataagttGCCAGGTCATAATGGAAGTGTAAACGATGTGGATTTCCATCCAAAAGAACCAATAA ttatgtcTGGATCCAGTGACAAAGTTGTATATCTTGGCGAGTTTGATTGA